The genomic region GTTTAACCGTAGGATATATGATATTTTGTGTACTTGCAGGATTTGGTGGAATGTATGTACCGTTCTTATTTTATGCGGAACAGACAATTACTTCTTATAAGGAACTATTTGGAGATGAATACTTAGATATTTTAACTAAAATAGTTTCACCAATCACAACAGTAATAATGCTTATTATTATAGCAATCTGCGCGATTATTGGTGCAATGATTTCAAAAAAGCTTCTAAAAAAGCATTTTGAAAAAGCAGGGGTTATTTAAAAAGTAATAACCGATAGGGACAACCCGATAGTTGATACTTTCTTCTTGACTTTTTATGGGAGCATTTTATGAACACACATCAAAATTATCAGGACGCAAATGCGGCGGTGATCGACCGTTGGATTACAGAAGGCTGGGAATGGGGTAAGCCCGTTGATCACGAAACGTATATTAATGCACAAAACGGACAATGGTCTGTAGTATTGACGCCGACAAAAGCGGTACCGCGTGAATGGTTCGGTGATTTAAAAGGGAAAAAGCTGTTAGGACTTGTGTCGGGAGGCGGGCAGCAAATGCCGATTTTTACCGCAGCCGGAGCGGAATGCACGGTACTTGACTACTCTGAAAAACAGCTTGAATCTGAGCGAATTGTTGCCGAGCGTGAAGGTTATCGAATTAACATTATACGTGCAGATATGTCAAAACCGCTGCCCTTTGCCGATGCATCCTTCGATATTATTTTCCATCCGGTAAGCAACTGCTATATCGAAAAAGTTGAACCGGTGTTTGCCGAATGTTTCCGGATACTCAAAAAAGGCGGTGTGTTACTGTGCGGACTTGATACCGGTATCAATTATATTGTCGATCAAAAAGAAGAGAAGATTATCAACGCACTTCTGTTTAATCCGCTCGTTTACGAAGCGCACCGCAAACAGCTTGAAGAAGCGGACAGCGGTTGGCAATTTTCTCATCCAATAAGCGAACAAATCGGCGGACAGCTGCGCGCAGGTTTCACGCTCACCGATATATACGAAGACACGAACGGAGAAGGACGCTTGCACGAATTGCATATCCCGTCATACATTGCAACACGCGCGGTGAAGTAAGAAGAATCCGTTGTGTCGTTTATAAAAAAATATTATTGAGGCGATCATGGTATTAAGAAAATATGAAGCGCAAGATTCAAAAATCATTTGCAGCTGGATTAAAGATACAAAGCAACTTTATCAATGGTCTGCCGACAGAATAGGGCGGTTTCCACTGAATGGCAATGAGTTAAATGAATACTATGGTTCGATGAACGGTACACAGCCTATCATTCCTCTTTGTGCCATTGACGGATGCAGCGTAATCGGTCATTTGTTTATCCGATACCCAAATAAAGACGATAAAACGCTCGTGCGATTCGGGTTTATTATACTTTCGCCTGAAAGCAGGGGAAAGGGAAACGGAAAGAAAATGGTAGAGCTTGCAATAGAATATGCAAAGACCGTTTTGCATGCTTCAAAAATAACATTGGCGGTGTTTACGAATAATGAACGTGCACGGCATTGTTATGAATCCACCGGTTTTCAACCAACAGAAAAAG from Treponema vincentii harbors:
- a CDS encoding GNAT family N-acetyltransferase: MVLRKYEAQDSKIICSWIKDTKQLYQWSADRIGRFPLNGNELNEYYGSMNGTQPIIPLCAIDGCSVIGHLFIRYPNKDDKTLVRFGFIILSPESRGKGNGKKMVELAIEYAKTVLHASKITLAVFTNNERARHCYESTGFQPTEKVITYMMPDGAWECIEMELNI
- a CDS encoding class I SAM-dependent methyltransferase, with product MNTHQNYQDANAAVIDRWITEGWEWGKPVDHETYINAQNGQWSVVLTPTKAVPREWFGDLKGKKLLGLVSGGGQQMPIFTAAGAECTVLDYSEKQLESERIVAEREGYRINIIRADMSKPLPFADASFDIIFHPVSNCYIEKVEPVFAECFRILKKGGVLLCGLDTGINYIVDQKEEKIINALLFNPLVYEAHRKQLEEADSGWQFSHPISEQIGGQLRAGFTLTDIYEDTNGEGRLHELHIPSYIATRAVK